taaaagcttttatttagttgTATATTAACAaatcataaaatgaaataaatcaaaaatgaaaaagtttgataatgtgtattataattttagctATTGCATAATAGCATTCCTGTTCTTAATTCCTCAGGCAGTTTGCAATTCAACTTCTCTCACTGGCATTAGTCCCGATTACGTTGAtataagaaaaagtaaaaacaacaacaacaacagtgGAAATCAGTACTGAGACAAAAGCAAGCAATCTTCTGTTTGGTtcccttccacccaaaggttgactagAAAAGATTGCATTAGCGCTAAGTCCACCCTTGTACCATCTGtgtatcttttttatattttactatgatgcaataaaaagtttatcttTCTATCTAGCAGGGCAAAGAAAactcataatatttaaaataaccacaaatttaaagttattccCAGTTAGTAACCAATAATACCAAACCTGTTAATCTTGTTATTAACCTAGGACGCATTGGTATTGGTATTCAACTAGGTGACCTTGAGCCAGCAGCGCAATCAGTGCATACTTTTGCTTGTTAATGACCTTTCATATGTAGCCTTCATTTTCTTCCTGAAtgcataattttttacaattcctaaatataaattaaaactatatatttatttgataaaacaaatgtaggaaaagaaaaaaaaaattaattaatgaaattttcagTATAATGTGTATCTGAAATGCACATCTTTATTTCTTAGGGGTGGACCTGCCATCAAACTCGACATGTTAAATTGGttggcttactgataaaaatgagattcaaatggtcaAAGCTTGCTGGCATTTCCTTATAGAAGAATCATAAGTATAAAGCCTTGTGATTctattgacttttaaaatttgtgtGGGAAGAGAAGCAAATGTTACCCACCATGATTATTGTTCACTTCTAGATGATAGATTCtagcaaagaaaatataacataatgtTAGTAATTACCAAATATTCATAGACCAGCTTATATTTACAGACCGGTTCACAAAGATGAAGCAATCAGGAGGATACTATGTGACAGTGATAGAAGACACCCGTATCGGCAAGCTCATCGGTGCAGCTACACTCACCATCGAACAGAAATTCATACATAACTGTTCTCTGGTATGTCAAAAATACTGCTttcatataatatgtaaataaatatttcagttcaattcaaaatctttattgtatatcataaagtacatcagttgagTTATAGTTATTTACCTTTCCAAACAtataacacgtctttatcccttgcggggtagacagtatGACAAGAAAAGACTTAATGACAAAAGGACTTAAtgtgagattcaattagtgacaagAAGTTTATTAGGctttccctaagtcgccttttatgacatcaatGGGTGAGATATGATTGTAGAAACAtagtagtaattttaaaatcatttcaaatcTTACAGCGCGGTCGTTTAGAAGATGTAGTCGTGAATGATACATACAGAGGGAAACAACTTGGAAAACTGTAAGTATAATTCTATAATCATTCATCCCAGTAGCTTTTACTCAGAAAccaatatttatcttttgatCTTCATTATGAGGTAGACAAGGCAACAAGCTTGGCGGACCAACCTTGACTTGATAGTTGATGCTTGATTTTTACTGCCACTTGTCCGACTGTCTTGTTTGTGAtaagattttgattttgaagaAAACTACAATAATCGTATCTAATTGTCGAGTCTTCTCgggaaaataagaaaaaatcttGAAAGTAGATAAAGCAAAACAATTTTGCGGAGATCATGGCAAATAGGCGTGATCATATGCATTTATGTTATCGTATTGTTGaatgaaataacatacatacatacatatgatcacgtctatatcccttgcggggtagacagagccaacagtcttgaaaagactgaatggccacgttcagctatttggcttaatgatagaaccgagattcaaatagtgacaggttgctagcccatcgcctaaaagaggaatcctaagtttataagcctatcccttagtcgccttttacgacatccatgggaaagagatggagtggtcctattcttttttgtaatagtgccgggaaccacacggcacactgaATGAAATAACTAACTAAAAATACTCTTTTTTGCAGAATCGTAGTAACAGTGTCCCTGCTGGCACAGGAGGTCGGCTGTTACAAGATGTCGCTGGACTGCAAAGACAAGCTGATAAAGTTCTATGAGACGCTCGGGTACAAACTCGAGCCTGGCAACTCCAATGCCATGAACATGAGGTAATTAACAGGAgtttaatgttttcttttttatgtttgtttcatacaaatattttgaggGTTGATTCAGTAAGAGTGGGTGTGCGGTGTGACAATCACGCACTTTAATTTCAgtgctaactgatgctctaTTCAAAGCGCGCCTGTCGTTTGCCAACCAACCCAACGATTATACTCATAGTCACAGGCGTAGTTCCTTGAAAGGGACGCTAGCCTCAATGGGGTTAAGTGCTTAGGTAGTTTGTAgctttttgatgaaattcacGTCATTCCATTTCCTTCCACtccaaaactaaatttttgGAAATGGAAATGACGTGAAAAAGTGAAAACAGCAAAGGCCtactttctaaataaaatattatatttattttgattttaactgAACTCTGCCCAACTAACACCAGGAGTGGAGAACGAAggaagttttaaaaagatattgtAAATATGACTGTATGACGCTATTTGTTTCAGGTTCGACGACCCCTCTTGACAATTAGCCGCTGGGGCATCCGACCTGCGCTCCAAACTGTAAGTCCACGTAAAGCCGAGCAGTTATCACACCACCCTTCATCGCTACCACCACCATGctatattcatttttatcattgataatttttaatatgctAGTCTATTTTGTTTCTAGTAAAGCTAAGTAGGTGTGAAtgcaagtttaaataaattttaattattgaaatttttactGTTGACACGTAGTATAATTAATTAGTGAAAAATAACCGCTTCAGACCTTACCCCCGACTAGCAATGTAGCTTCCACTGCCTTAACGACACAGACTTCGTACAGTTTGTTTTAagttataaagttatataatCACATGACCAACTTGATTGGGGAATGTTTTACGTAGTTGTTTGTTCATGGTCTTTAgctaaaaacagaataaaattacgtttattatatttaatgtttttgtgtattttattattgtgtgaTTTCTGCTTGGTTCGCGTAGTTACGGTTGGCAGGGTCAATTCTTCTATCCATCAGAAACTGTGTTCACATATTGTGCgcgtgatatatatattttattaatatgtgaCAA
The sequence above is drawn from the Amyelois transitella isolate CPQ chromosome 18, ilAmyTran1.1, whole genome shotgun sequence genome and encodes:
- the LOC106136186 gene encoding probable glucosamine 6-phosphate N-acetyltransferase; protein product: MGMNKPINVEGSLSEYLYPPEILKRLNFDKSPAIFKPKISAANPGEEWMVVRPLQRADYDKGFLQLLGQLTSVGNVSRKQFDDRFTKMKQSGGYYVTVIEDTRIGKLIGAATLTIEQKFIHNCSLRGRLEDVVVNDTYRGKQLGKLIVVTVSLLAQEVGCYKMSLDCKDKLIKFYETLGYKLEPGNSNAMNMRFDDPS